One Pagrus major chromosome 11, Pma_NU_1.0 genomic region harbors:
- the LOC141005144 gene encoding uncharacterized protein: MVLGLQILYFKMWLWILIGLSIITKAHGFANGNFPQVCQSMSPEHSPFAAQSSEPPFEVTYQHGKRGEPITVILRSKTATTFEGFMLEARVKGTVDESPPIGTFILTDPDRTQILTCSNPAGSAVSQSSNHRKSLIKVNWTAPAEELDITFRATFVQVYNMFWERVDVDVIPPPTTTAPPTTTTSTTKPTTATSTTKPTTATSTRVPSATSTTKPTTPTPILPKLQPAGTALMAFDILFVVLKTAQAHIVTTTLTKSFCSRCLIMVSKTSCGLLCAALEISSLTLFSVAHPFNVTLVALVCVVIVVNFTELVIDSVSVRLSHEQKKICNIVVQVCSVIHLIFSTAVVFIGVLEIVDCRENRNKSWLLKVMIAYTVWLLLFVIWVFIFSVHKHAMLGRNKSGSSSTNKRRSKQRERKKLSAAAKIATAVSVILIVGTMSFTAAVIGGIFSGNQSCA; the protein is encoded by the exons ATGGTGTTGGGTCtacaaatactttattttaag ATGTGGTTGTGGATTTTGATTGGCCTGAGCATCATCACAAAGGCCCACGGATTCGCAAATGGTAATTTCCCACAGGTATGTCAATCAATGTCACCTGAACATTCACCTTTTGCCGCTCAGAGCAGCGAGCCGCCCTTTGAGGTCACTTACCAGCATGGCAAAAGGGGCGAGCCCATTACAG TAATTCTCAGGAGCAAGACAGCTACCACTTTTGAGGGGTTTATGTTGGAGGCTCGAGTGAAAGGTACGGTAGATGAAAGCCCTCCTATAGGAACGTTTATCCTGACTGATCCAGATCGGACTCAAATCCTGACGTGCAGTAATCCAGCA GGCTCAGCTGTGAGTCAAAGCTCCAATCACAGAAAGTCTTTGATTAAAGTTAACTGGACAGCACCAGCAGAAGAGCTAGACATTACTTTCAG AGCCACATTTGTTCAGGTCTATAACATGTTCTGGGAACGGGTGGATGTGGATGTCATTCCACCTCCAACCACCACGGCACCACCAACAACTACTACAAGTACTACAAAGCCAACTACTGCAACAAGTACTACAAAGCCAACTACTGCAACAAGTACAAGGGTGCCAAGTGCTACAAGTACCACAAAGCCCACCACGCCCACTCCAATTCTTCCAAAG CTCCAGCCAGCAGGGACTGCGCTGATGGCTTTCGACATTCTTTTTGTGGTACTGAAAACG GCACAAGCTCATATAGTGACGACCACCCTCACCAAAAGCTTTTGTTCTCGTTGTCTAATTATG GTGTCAAAAACATCATGCGGTTTGCTTTGTGCTGCACTTGAAATATCGTCCCTGACGTTGTTTTCTGTGGCACATCCCTTTAAC GTCACTCTCGTTGCTCTTGTTTGTGTGGTGATAGTGGTTAATTTTACAGAGCTGGTAATCGACTCTGTGTCAGTTAGACTCAGTCATGAACA AAAGAAGATCTGCAACATTGTTGTCCAAGTGTGTTCTGTCATCCACCTAATTTTTTCAA CTGCGGTCGTCTTCATTGGTGTTCTGGAGATTGTCGACTGCAGAGAGAACAGAAATAAGTCTTGGCTCCTGAAAGTGATGATCGCTTACACAGTGTGGCTCTTACTGTTTGTAATTTGGGTCTTCATATTCAGTGTTCATAAGCATGCAATGCTGGGGAGAAACAAAAGCG GGAGTTCAAGTACGAATAAGAGACGGAGTAAACAAAGAGAAAGG AAGAAGCTCAGTGCAGCTGCAAAGATTGCTACCGCTGTCTCAGTCATCCTCATCGTTGGAACCATGTCTTTCACTGCAGCTGTCATTGGTGGGATATTTTCAGGAAATCAGTCTTGTGCATGA
- the xcr1a.1 gene encoding chemokine (C motif) receptor 1a, duplicate 1, which translates to MNYSFNDNLTYDIDYDDEVCEKGQVVKFGSIAVPVFFFIVITLSLTGNILVLVILALYENLKCLTNIFILNLAISDLVFTTGLPFWAIYHIWGWLFSETLCKTVTFVFFTGFYSSVLFLTIMTIYRYMAVVHPLSNLSTWKLSTGIFLSVLLWMISLGAAMPSLLYSAVVSIPHHGTHSLGCEYKATMWKSISISQQNIFFLVAFAVMAFCYIQILGKIVRTKSHRKNRAVKLVFCIVAVFFLGWVPYNVVIFLGILADNLVAPFDDCDISIQLDYAFYVCRLIAFSHCCLNPVFYAFVGVKFRSHLKSLMRRMFICRSPSRVEEQQTRLQTFSRGSMY; encoded by the coding sequence ATGAATTACTCTTTTAATGACAACCTAACATATGACATTGACTATGATGATGAAGTCTGTGAGAAAGGCCAGGTGGTCAAATTTGGATCCATTGCTGTccctgttttcttcttcattgtGATCACACTGAGCCTCACAGGTAACATCCTCGTCCTTGTAATCCTGGCTTTGTACGAAAACCTCAAGTGTCTCACCAACATTTTCATCCTAAACCTGGCAATCTCTGACCTCGTCTTCACCACTGGCCTTCCCTTCTGGGCAATTTACCACATCTGGGGATGGCTGTTTTCAGAAACTCTCTGCAAAACTGTGACTTTTGTCTTCTTCACTGGATTTTACAGCAGCGTCCTCTTTCTGACCATCATGACCATCTACAGGTACATGGCCGTGGTCCACCCGCTCTCTAACCTGAGCACATGGAAACTCAGCACTGGGATTTTCTTGTCTGTCCTACTGTGGATGATCAGTCTAGGAGCCGCCATGCCCTCCCTCCTCTACAGCGCCGTCGTCTCAATCCCCCACCATGGTACACACTCCCTTGGCTGTGAATACAAAGCTACCATGTGGAAAAGCATCAGTATCTCCCaacagaacattttctttttggttgCTTTTGCTGTGATGGCTTTTTGCTACATTCAGATATTGGGGAAAATCGTAAGAACAAAATCACACAGAAAGAACAGAGCAGTCAAGTTAGTCTTCTGTATCGTGGCTGTGTTCTTCCTCGGCTGGGTGCCGTACAATGTGGTCATCTTTCTGGGGATTTTGGCTGACAATTTGGTCGCACCATTTGATGACTGCGACATAAGTATCCAGCTTGACTATGCGTTCTATGTGTGCCGGCTCATTGCTTTCTCCCACTGCTGCCTGAACCCGGTCTTttatgcatttgttggtgtgaaGTTTAGGAGTCATTTGAAGTCATTGATGCGTCGGATGTTCATTTGTCGAAGTCCAAGTCGGGTCGAAGAGCAGCAGACTAGATTGCAAACCTTCTCACGTGGGTCAATGTACTAG
- the LOC141005334 gene encoding uncharacterized protein, with product MDSRASESAKSAHLRRSKRISSVLFHEPTPRSPIKGAKRRLETRPPAAAVNGSGDVESGSEDEESPSKKSRLEAGEAGGSGDEMDVQESDEDLERNEDQEMAVGQDSSHDTRHPKICQGAQGDVTLSPRVELGERCRPSHAVNEAKRENMSTKGPQKDTKSATQIRSPATRHDVPIPKTSMKEYRRTMEGKIKSLGTPAVNNHVSSMYPVSEKSYTARQRVNNIPTQKKAFQHKKQEIKKPAVIKGSSGRSCRGFLLYLCRLLLLILLSSSAVLLAYKIIPVLRRTAGGGENPSRAIKPEKFADHLTLLKTQFPSQRPVVWERSKIRLEKHLRTAQPTEPVSLIFTAGLRAERTLLCLAQGMASAFSSAFNASVLHIDGASKANQDSDDVKLDIDSQFRAAFEGDKPVAIVHRFEELPPGSTLIFYRYCDHETAAYKQVFLLFTVLLPQDEVSGEQSLKEVEERVHDYVKERLVGNSSQAAFNKMDIDKYGGLWSRISHLILPVVSEKEVEEKGC from the exons ATGGATTCCAGGGCTTCTGAAAGTGCGAAGTCTGCCCACTTGAGACGATCGAAAAGGATCTCCTCGG TATTGTTTCATGAGCCGACCCCCAGGAGTCCCATAAAGGGGGCCAAAAGGCGTTTAGAAACCCgacctcctgctgcagctgtcaaTGGTTCCGGGGATGTGGAGAGTGGCTCAGAGGATGAAG AATCCCCGAGCAAGAAAAGTCGTCTGGAGGCTGGAGAAGCAGGCGGCAGTGGTGATGAGATGGATGTCCAGGAGTCAGATGAAGATCTGGAGAGAAATGAAGACCAGGAAATGGCTGTTGGGCAGGATTCCTCTCATGACACTCGTCATCCAAAAATATGCCAAG GTGCCCAAGGAGATGTGACTTTATCCCCTCGCGTTGAGCTTGGTGAACGCTGCCGACCTAGTCATGCTGTAAATGAAGCCAAGAGAG aaaatatgTCAACAAAAGGACCACAAAAGGACACCAAGTCTGCCACGCAAATCAGATCACCAGCGACAAGACATGATGTGCCGATTCCAAAGACCAGCATGAAGGAGTACAGGAGGACGATGGAGGGCAAAATCAAGAGCCTCG GCACACCAGCAGTTAACAACCATGTCTCAAGCATGTATCCAGTCTCAGAGAAATCCTACACAGCACGACAACGTGTGAATAACATTCCGacacaaaaaaaagcctttCAGCACAAAAAACAAG agATAAAGAAACCTGCTGTTATTAAAGGAAGCTCTGGACGTTCCTGTAGAG GATTCTTGTTGTATCTCTGCCGTTTGCTTCTCTTGATACTGCTCAGTTCTTCTGCTGTCTTGCTGGCGTACAAGATCATTCCTGTACTCAGAAGGACTGCAGGTGGTGGAGAGAATCCATCCAGAGCTATAAAACCAGAAAAGTTTGCGGATCACTTGACTCTTCTAAAGACTCAGTTCCCCAGTCAGCGGCCTGTGGTGTGGGAGAGGAGCAAGATCCGTCTGGAGAAGCACCTCAGAACAGCCCAGCCCACAGAGCCAGTGAGTCTGATCTTTACTGCCGGCCTCAGAGCTGAGAGGACGCTGCTCTGCCTGGCTCAGGGTATGGCCTCTGCCTTCTCTTCCGCCTTCAACGCCTCTGTCCTCCACATCGATGGAGCCAGTAAAGCCAACCAGGACAGTGACGACGTGAAGCTGGACATCGACAGCCAGTTTCGAGCAGCTTTTGAAGGAGACAAACCCGTGGCCATCGTTCATCGCTTCGAAGAGCTGCCTCCAGGTTCCACACTCATTTTTTATCGCTACTGTGATCACGAGACCGCCGCCTACAAACAGGTGTTCTTGTTATTTACTGTGTTACTGCCTCAAGATGAGGTCAGTGGTGAGCAGAGTTTGaaggaagtggaggagagggTGCACGACTATGTCAAAGAAAGGCTGGTAGGCAACAGCAGCCAAGCTGCTTTCAACAAGATGGACATTGACAAGTATGGTGGGCTGTGGAGCCGCATCTCCCATCTCATCTTGCCTGTGGTGTCTGAGAAGGAGGTAGAGGAGAAAGGATGCTGA